The Helianthus annuus cultivar XRQ/B chromosome 11, HanXRQr2.0-SUNRISE, whole genome shotgun sequence region AAAATCACAATAAAAATACCAAAATTATGGGTGTCAGTTCTTACCTTGTTGATGAATCAAGCTTGTTTATGCCATAGATCGTCGGAATCTCTACTTACCAAACCCTAGTTGTTGAAGAGATGAATAGATCGAATTAAACAGAATTACAGAATTCAAAGGATTTGAAAATGATACAATTGAAATAACAGATCTAAATTTGAAAACGTCTCTGAAATCTTTATGCCATTCATCACCTTGATCATCTTCAATCCTTGTAAATAATCAGCGAAGAGAAACGTCTTCAAGGAGGCAGCAAATCCAAGATTGAAGAGAGTTGTTTACTCTCTGATCTACGATGAATATGTAGGAATGGGAAGAAGGGATAAACATATGTTGAATTGGTGGAGGCGATTGTTGTTGAGTGTCTTCTCTCTACAGAGaaaagagagagagggagaatTGGATAGAGGTATCGATgtaattttgaaatttgaaacgGGAGCCTTTTTTGAAATTATAGTTTGAATTtttgtatattatattatttagATTTAtagatttatatttatatatataataaataaatcgTAATTATGACATTAGCGAGGACTACGTAGCATAGCTGAGAAGTTGACACGTAGGCATTTCTATGTCATCATCTAACCTCCTTTAATAGATAGTATAGATTTATAGATTTATATTTATACATAATAAATAAATCGCAATTATGACATCAGCGAGGACTACGTGGCATAGCTGAGAAGTTGACACGTAGGCATTTCTATGTCATCATCTAACCTCCTTTAATAGATAGTATAGATagtatttcatttataactcatatcattaatttttctctttttaattaattagtcaacaaATCATTAATTAtactacatataatctacaaaacctacatatatcaaaattttcctacatataccctacacattaaagaattttatcctacacagttaaaatttatcctacacacctcgaaatatatcctgcacaactcgtaatttatcctacacaactagtaatttattctacactttaaattaagttgtttttttaatttggaaaaagtatatattttaaaaaggagttacaaatttaatttagttagttattaaaggggaagaatacaaattaataatttatgtaagtttaccaatatacccttatattaaaattaaagtaaatataaaatgaagtaaaatgcagcattcttattggttgaaacttctttttttttcttcttacaaaaaaattcttctcatttgaaccctccactatatatatatatatatatatatatatatatatatatatatatagcaaggATAAATtgaaacccacttgagttgaataAACCCTGAAAACTCAATATATACCATTGATTATAATAAATGGATGGTTGTGATGTGTTTGAATATTATCTCTCTTActttttaatataataattagTAACAGTACCCATAAGTGTAAAATGGGAATAAAGTGTGACAATTGTGTTCTTGGGAGAATTGAATTGCATGTCTTCGTATGATGTCTTCGTATGATGCAATAGTAGTTTCATTATTATCCCTTTAGCCTAATAAAGCCTATGAAACCTAGCTACAACTTTCAACACCACAAGAAATACAAAAGCCATCATTGCACAACTTCAATTTTCTTTTATCAATTTTTAGCAAAGCAcctattctctctctctctctctctctctctctctctctcttcatctcATCTTCATCCAAAAAGCTCTTGCAGAAAAACACACCGCAAATCATCAATTATCCTCCTCCAAACCTAAATATCACTGATAGATTTGCAAACGATCTTCCCGGAGATTTCCATCAACTTCAAATTTTCAGGTGCGTCCGCCATCCGGCTTTCTTTTGGggtaaaaatgtgtttttttcttgACAAATTTGCGAGCTTTGTTTTCTGTATAATGTGGGGTTTCATCTAGGGTTTTTGGTTGTCATTTTCATACatatttgggtttttttttttttttaaaaagtggTTTATGTACTTTATGTGATGTTCATAAACAGTGTTGGAAGGTAGTGTACATTCCCTTCTTTTGGTTTGTATGTTGGTGTTGAATaaacaaaaactttttttcaCGTTTTTTAAGGTTGTTACAAAAAATGTTCTATTGGGAAGAAAAGACTACATTTATGTTTGACAATTAATTTGCAATAAAACAACAGTCataattttttttgttctttCGGTTATTTTATAAGTTGAACTCCTTTTTCACAAACAAAAGCGGGTGTCTAAAAAAtaggaaataaaataaaaaaagaaactaATTGGTATGTAACATTAGATTGTTAGATggtttgttacatttatgtttgacaatttattttgtaACAGTGTTGGAAGGCAGTGAATCGGACACACCAGCAAAGgaattgaaagaaaaaaaaagtattttTGTAACTTAAGTATTTTGTTTTTTAGGGAACAAGTGTGTTGTATGCGTTGTTAGGTTATATAACAATGTTGCACCTTAACATTTGTGGGGGCAAAATTTTGTAACTTAAGTATTTTGTTCATAAAGTAGTTTtacaataatttttttaatttatcggTGTTTGGGCCACCGGTGTTATATATAACAAATAAATGTAAAAGCATTAGGTGAAAAACTGGATATACACGTTGACTTTATATGTACCATCTTATTAAGCTTACATTCTATAAATGAGCAATAAATATTACATTATATgtaacattttacaaaaaaaaatgtaaacaaTGAGGAAAAAATGTTACTTTATATGTACCATCTTATTAACGTTACATTCTATAAAATGAGCAATAAGTATTACATTATATATAACATCTTACAAAAAACAACGTTACATTTTCTGTATAATTTCAAAAAATGTAAACACCCAGTAAACAAGAAAAAATGCTTGTTTTTTTACATTAAAGGATATCCACATACATAACAGTTTAACacgttttcttttctttctcctccgACACAAAGTGTTATATTACATCACATTGTTACAAAGTCGTCTTCCTACAAAAAAAAGATGTTACATATATTATACAATATATATGAAGTTACACCAAGTGTAAACATACATTTTTTGTATAATTTCAAAAAAGGTAAACACCCGGTAAACAAAAAAATGAGCAATAAGTATTACATTATATGTAGCATTTTGCAAAAAATAAAGTTACATTTTCTGTATAATTTCAAAAAATGTAAACACCCAGTAAACAAGAAAAAATGCTTGTTTTTTTACCACTTAAAGGATATCAACATACATAAAAGTGTAACgtgttttcttttctttctcctctgATATAAAGTCTTATATTACATCACATTGTTACAAATTTTAAACTACAAAGATTTTAAATTTAATGTACATATAAAAACgtaaacaaaaaaaatagaaGCTTGTGTTACAAAAGTTCCTCGTCCATGTGAATACCTACAAAAAAAATAGTTATAACGACGTTGGGCTTGCATATGTATATCATAAAAGTGAAACTTTAAAAAGGTCACAAGTCTTTTACAAAACATTGCATTGTTACTAAATTTTAACAAGTATgagttaaaaaaaattacttaTAACATGAAACCTAATAAACTGATGCATTTTTTAAATGTGGCCAAAAGTGTAACCTCAGATATTTTTAACTGAGCCATTTTTAACTTCCAGGAAAATATAAAAACTTATCTCTTAAAAAAATTTCAGGACAGAGTTAAAAAAATTGTATTGTCAGTACTAGTTTAACACATTTTGGTACAATGGAAAGAAACATGGTTATGCATTTTTTTAATGTCACCAAAAAGTGTAGATGCTGGTGCACCTCGAATGTTTTTCCCttccaaaaaaatataaaaacttaattCATAAAACAAACTTTTTGGGACAGAATAAAATAAATAACATTGTTAATACAAGTGTAACCACACATGTTTTTACcttctaaaaaatataaaaacttgtTTCATAAAAAAATACCCCTAAAGAAAAAAATACATGCTTTCAGATAAAAACTGACCTGTGGATAGCAACTCTGTGTAAATACAATTCTGAACACCATCGTCATCATCATTAGTGCCGTTTGGATGCAGATCTGAGGCTACacagtaaaaaaaacaaaaaactaaaaaaatcaacAAGAATCCGATAAAAATCTAAACGAGAAAAAGGTAAGCTCATGTGCTCGTATGCATCTGGACTCACCAGAATCGTCCACGTTCTCGTTTTCAGACTACAAAACTTCAACTCCTGAATAACACACAAATGTCAGAAAAAAAGAAAATATCAAACACAAATGTCATAAATCTATATGATCTATAAATTTATGTTTTCTAAGTGATAATGTTCTCGCTGCAACTGAAAAGATGTACAAACTAAGAAAAAATGTATGACTCACCTGGAAACTGTGAAGAAATAGGTTCAGTATCTTCAACAACTCTACTCTTAACAAatgcatcttcatcttcattaaaTGCAAATTCAGGTAAAAGATTATGTGGGACAACATTTAAGGGTGAACCCATTAAAGAAGCTTCCGGATCTTCAATGAATGTGGTCGTACCACTGGCAACACTCCATGGTGGTTGGTTGTTCAACTCAGCCATGTTTAATGCAAGACCTTCTCAATGGTGTGTCTGGGTTTCACTCCTCTCCACTTCTGTTTTTGAGAAATGAGATGTGAGAGATTTCAAAACATATATATCTTACATAAAACAAAAACAACTAAAAGATGCCATAGTACAAAGTACAATTCACAATCAATGCATGAGAGGAGAAAAGAAGCAAACAACTGCACGGTCTCTCATACACATTCAGTCAACAAAATAGGAAATGACGAAATTGCCCTTGTCTCATTTTTATACATCAAGTGATGTGGCTCAATCCTAGCCACATATGAGGGTTTGCTAGGTTTTCTTAACTGGGGTGGgttttctcattataattagcctatatttttatatatatatatataggggaaggttcatttgagaagaaaatttaattgagaagaaaaagaacaaagggtaattttgtaaaacattaaatagttttttcacttatcttatttattatcatttttgtctaattaattagtcataaagactattatcctccaccttaactttttttttcctacacacatcaaaagttatcctacatatttcgaaattcatcctacacgttgaaatttatcctacacaactcgtaatttgtcctacacaactcgtaatttatcctacattttaaattattttaaattattttttttgaaaaaatatatattttgaagataagttacaaaaaatttaatgtactagctattaaagaggaagactacaaattaattacttatgtagatttaccaatgtacccttgtagtaacattaaatacttgtattaaatgaagtaaaataaagcattcttattggttgaaatttcttcttttttcttcttacaaaaaatttcttctcatttgaactctccactatatatatatatatatataggggatggttatatatatataggggatggttcaaatgaaaaccacttttattgtgaaaactcgaaaactaactaaaaaagcctaaaaaacacacaaattttttttttcaatttttttttataaaaatcgctagtttttatatataaaaaaaaaattttttcaaaaaaaaaaaatttgtgtagtgcacatgtgtaataatacacatgtgtagtacacatacatatgtgcagtattacacatgtgcactacacaaaattttttttttttttttgaaatttttttttatattaaaaacctgcgaaattttgattgcaaaaaaaaaaattaaaaaaaaaatttttttgtatgtttttttggctttttttaattagttttcgagttttcacaataactagtggttttcatttgaaccttcccctatatatatggTCAGGGTAAAATAATATTCTCAAGAAGATGAAATGAACTTCGATTCTTTTGGAATAGGAGCCAACTCATCGTTCCCCACATATAGATGAAGAACGACGACTCCCAATTGATGAAGGTAATGGTGACGATGTTGTTGTAACTTTCCATACTTTTTGTTTCATTTTTAGTTTATTGTAATTCGTATTTCAAAATCGATCCTTGTAAttccgagactttgatcataaagGAAATCGCATTTTATATCATATTTGCATAATTAATCTTGCATGATACGTAGACAATCACCAAATACACATTTATATTTAAAAACCGAGTCATACATTGAGAATATATTTTCTCGAAATTATATTCAAACATATTCATATAATACGCATGCTTTTATACAAGATGTAGGAGATCTGAGCAAAACAAGATCGTACACGCACCGTTGTCGGAGCTAGTGCCGAGCCGAACCCCGTTGCCTAGCCTCGCATCCACTTGTTGGCCCTCTTTCCGCTCGAATTTGGCCGCCATCTCCATCAAAACCTACCATGAGCCACCACATCAACCAAACTACCATCGATGTGGTCGTTGTGTCGCCGCCACGTCGAGGTTGTCGTCATCGTCGTGGCTCCTCTGCGAGCTACCACGCACCACCCAGCCGCCTTTTCCCTACCTTTACATCTTTGCTCTAACTCTCTCACT contains the following coding sequences:
- the LOC110887328 gene encoding uncharacterized protein LOC110887328, whose translation is MLSHIIFYLNLHLMKMKMHLLRVELLKILNLFLHSFQELKFCSLKTRTWTILPQICIQTALMMMTMVFRIVFTQSCYPQVFTWTRNFCNTSFYFFCLRFYMYIKFKIFVV